The Balneolaceae bacterium genomic sequence TCAGCTGGACCGGCATGGTGGGCGCTGAGGTGAGTCCGCTGCCCTTCCTGCATCCCTTTATCGAGTATCGCTTTGAACCGGCCGACCGGCCCGGATTTGCTGATATCCGGGACAGTGACACCGGACGCTTTATCTTCGGGCTCTCCCTTTCGTTCTGAGCCCCCTGGTTATAACCAGTACAAAGGCGGACAATCCTGTGATTGTCCGCCTTTTTTTAAACGGGAAATGCTATTTTCCCGGTTTGTTACGAAATACGAACAGGTTGGTAAATGAGCAATCTGTTCGTTTAATTGAATGTATGGCAATCATTAGCCGTTTTACAGCTAGCATACGGCCGTCAACGGTATCCTCATGGCAGAGTCCCGGATTACATACCAATATGATCTTGACAGCTATAAGCTGGACCAGCCTCGTCAAGAGGAACTGGACCAGCTGCTGCGGGTCTGCCAGTACCATCTTTCTTCGGTGGATACCGACATGGTCACCCGCGCCTTCAAGCTCTGCTACCTTTCCCACGAAGGCGTAGAGCGGGCCTCCGGCGAGTCCTACTACCACCACCCGCTCGCGGTGGCCAAGATCATGGCCTCCGAGATCAACCTGGACGACGTCTCCATCGTGGCCGCCCTGCTGCACGACACGGTGGAGGACACCGAGGTTACGCTGGTCGACATCGAGGAGCATTTCGGGGAGACGGTCGCCCACCTGATCGACGGGGTGACCAAGATTACCGGGGTCTTTAAGAGCCGCGACACCAAGCAGGCGGAGACCTTCATGAAGATGCTCCTGAAGATGGCGGAGGACATCCGCGTGGTGCTGATCAAGTTCGCCGACCGGCTCCACAACATGCGCACCATCCAGCATCTGCCGAGGGAAAAGCAGCTGCAGATCGCCGGGGAGACCATGAACCTCTACGCTCCACTGGCCCACCGTTTCGGGCTTTTTAACCTGAAAAGCGAGCTGGAGGATCTCTGTTTTAAGGTGCTCGATCCCAATTCCTATAAGTTTATCGCGCGCAAGCTCAAGGAGAAAAAGGAGTCGCGCGAGGCCTTTGTGGAGGAGTTCATGGAGCCCATCAGCAATGAGCTGGAGGATCAGGGCTACAAGTTTGAGATCAAGGGACGTCCGAAGCACATTTTCTCCATCTTCCGCAAAATGCAGCACCAGCAGAAGCCCTTCGAGGAGATCTACGACCTCTTTGCCATCCGCATCATCCTGGAAAATCCCCATACCAAGGAGGACTGCTGGAAGGTCTATTCGGTCATCACCGACTGGTACACTCCCATCCCCAAGCGCTTCCGCGATTTCATCTCTGTACCCAAGGCCAACGGCTACCAGTCCCTGCACACCACCGTGATTACCCGGAAAGGGCGCAAGGTGGAGGTGCAGATCCGCACACGGAAAATGGACGACATAGCCGAGAAAGGGGTGGCCGCTCACTGGAAGTACAAGGAGGGCAAGGAGGGATCGGAAAACCTGGACCGCTTTGTGGACTGGGTGCGAGATATCCTGGACAACCCGCGGCCGGATACGGCCACGGAGTTCGTGGAGGATTTCCAGCTGAACCTCTACCAGGACGAGATCTACGCCTTTACCCCCAACGGAGAGCTGCGCACGCTGCCGGCGGGCGCCACGCCCATCGACTTTGCCTTCGATATCCACAGCGAGATCGGTGAGCATGCCCAGGCCGCCAAAGTGAACGGCAAGATGGCTCCGCTTCGCCAGAAGCTGGAGACCGGCGACCAGGTGGAGATTATTACGGGCAACAATATCAACCTGAATCCTGACTGGATCGACGACGTGGTGACCCACAAGGCCAAGTCGCGCATACGCCAGTTTATCAAGCAGAAGGAGCGGGATGTGGCCGACGAGGGGCGCGAGATCTGGGAGAAGCAGGCCAAGCGTAAAAAGATCGAGATATCCGATCAGGACCTGATGCGGGTGGCCCACAAGTTCGACTACGATTCCACCCAGCAGATGTTTTTTGAGATTGGCAAGGGCACCTTCGATGTGCAGTCGCTGACCAAGCTGGCCAAGGACTTCACAAGCAAGGGGCGCCTGGAGGACCCGGATGACAGGCCGGAGCAGGCTCGGAGGGAGCTCTCGGAGAAGGAGATACAGGAATCCTATATCAACGCGGCGCGCTCCATATCAGACGACAAGAGCCTCATCATCAACGGGCAGCTTACCAACGTCAAATACTCCTATGCCAACTGCTGCAACCCCATCCCCGGAGATGACGTAATCGGTTTCGTCAGCCGGGTGGGCGATGTGAAAATCCACCGCTCCAACTGCAAAAACGTGCGCCATCTCATTCAGACCGACGGCGAGCGCATCGTGGACGTTTCATGGGCCAAGAACATAGACACCAAGTTCCTGGGTGCGGTCAAGGTGATCGGCGAAGACCGGGTGGGCATGATCAACGATCTTACGGATGTGCTATCCAAATCGCTGCAGACCAACATGAAAAGTATCAACGTAAACTCCGACAGCGGAATGTTTGAGGGTATCCTTACCGTTTATGTGGAAGACATTGAACACCTCGACCGCATCATCGCCAAATTGTCCAAGGTGGAGGGGGTAAAAAACGTGTTACGTTACGAGTAACTTTTTGATTTTCATATCTGTTGCAAAAACAATATCATCTACCGTGATTTTGGAGGAGTGCCCCCCCGGTTGCATCTCATATAGGATCATTCGCTATACCCCACAGCATAATAAGGACGACTAAAGGCAAAACTGAAATATGATTACGTACACCAAAAGAGATTTAGTTCGCAGAGTCGCGGAAAACCTGGATGAACCCATGGTCCAGGCGGAGCCCTGGGTGGACGCTGTTCTCGTGGCCATTCGCGAGACCATGATGTCCGCCGATCCCACCTGCCGCATTGAACTTCGCGATTTCGGCGTTTTCGAGGTCAAAAAAACCAAGGCCAAGCCCAAGGCACGCAACCCCAAAACCAACGAAGTGATCTACGTGCCGGCCCACCGCAAAACCCACTTCAAGCCGAGCAAGCTGTTGAAGGAATTCCTGAAGCAGCCCCTGGAAGAAGTAGAAGAACAGGAAGGCTGATTTGAACAGGTACGGACGCATCATCGGTGTTGATGTAGGCACCAAGCATGTGGGACTTGCGCGCACGGATCTGTTGCGCACCATCGCCAATCCTATCGGCACCTACAGTCCTGATGACGCTTTTGCCAAACTGGAGGAACTGGCCCGAACGGACCAGGTGGAAAAGATCGTGGTGGGCTGGCCGCTCACCCCGGAAGGCAAGGAGGGGGCCGCCGTCGAGATGGTGGAGCAGTTCCTGGAGAAGCTACACCGCATTCTTCCAGACATGGAAGTGGATAAAATAGACGAGCGCTACACCTCTAAGGAAGCGGTTCAGGTGATGGTTGAATCGGGGGTGCCGAAGATGAAGCGCCGGGAAAGCGATCGAATCAACCGGGCGGCGGCGGCCATCATCCTGCAGAAATACCTGAACCTGCAGAACTGACTCTTTCCATGGCTATACTGCCCATACTTACCTACGACGACGATGTCCTTTACCGGGAGACGGAACCGGTGGAGGAGAGCACCTCCGCCCTCCAGCAGCTCATCGACGATATGTTCGAGACCATGTACAACGCCGACGGGGTGGGACTTGCTGCGCCCCAGGTAGACCGTACCGAGCGGGTATTCGTCATCGACGCCGACAGTATGGCCGAGGAAGATGGGGAAGAAGGCCCCGGTCCCCTGGTCATGATCAACCCTGAAATCACCTTCGCCAGCGACCGTCAGGTTGAGATCGAGGAGGGGTGCCTGAGCATTCCCGGCGTCAACGCCGCGGTGCGACGGCCGGAGGAGATCGAGGTTGCCTACCTGGACCGCGACCTGGAGAGGCAGCGCTTGCGCGTGAACGGTATCCTGGCGCGCGTGATTCAGCACGAAACCGACCACCTCCACGGCGTGCTTTTCCTGGACCACCTATCTGTTTTCAAGCGCAAGCTGTTGGGATCGAAGCTCAGGGAGATCGCCGACGGACGAATAGAGGCCGATTATCCCCTGGCCCCGAAGTAGACGTCCGACTTCCCGACTTCCCGACTTCGGACTTCGGACTTCGGACTTCCCGACTTTCCGACTTTTAGACTTTAAGACTTGGAATGAAAATCGTTTTCATGGGCTCGCCCGATTTCGCCGTTCCCAGCCTGGAACGCCTGCAGGTTTCCGGGCATGAGATCGTCGCGGTGGTCAGCAATGTGGACAAGCGGCGGGGCCGAGGCGGGGACGCCTCCCCCACACCGGTAAAAAGGCGCGCCCTCGAATTGGACCTCCCTGTGATTGAGGTGGAGAATCTGGACGATCCGGGCTTCCACGAGCGGCTTCGCGCGAAAGGGGCCGATCTATTTGTAGTGGTGGCCTTTCGCATCCTGCCCGATGCCGTGCTTGACATCCCTCCCAAGGGTACGGTCAACCTGCACGCCTCCCTGCTGCCCCGGTACCGTGGAGCGGCGCCCATCCACTGGGCCGTTATTAATGGGGAGGAAGAGACCGGCTGCACGGTCTTTTTTGTGCAGAGCGAGGTGGACACCGGCCAGATCCTGCTGCAGCGATCAACGCCCATCGGACCCGAGGAGATTACGGGCGACCTCTACGCCCGGCTCAAGGGGTTGGGGGCGGATCTGCTGGCGGAGGGCTTGGACCTTATCGCATCTGGCGACTACACCCTCCGCGACCAGGATCACGGGATGGCCACGGCCGCGCCCAAGCTCTTTCCGGAAGACGCCCGGCTCGACTTCTCCCGGCCGGCTCTGGAGGTGCACAATCGGATACGCGGACTCAGTCCGGTACCGGGCGCCTGGGCGGAACTCGACGACCTCAAGTTCACCATCTACCGCTCGCGGGTGGGGCCGGACGGTACGGGCCTGGCACCGGGCCGGTTGGATGAGCGCAACGGCAGCCTGTTGACAGGTTGCGGCAAAGGCGGAAGCGTGGAACTGGTGCAGGTGCAGCTGGCCGGCAAGAAGCGTATGGCCGGGATGGACTTTTTCCGCGGTTACCACGGCACGGGGGTTTTGCATGGATGATCCGTGTCCAATCTTGAGTTGAAAAATTTACGGAATATTTAGATATACCTGTCCACCAAACCCTACAACCAAGCATCACGGCACCTATGGATCTGCCCCCCCTTTTAGAAGCCGCCCGAAACGGTGATTTCAACACACTGGAGAAGCTCCACCGTGACGGAGCCGACCTGGACGAGACTGCCCGTAACGGTTCCACCGCGCTTATCCTTGCCGCCCAGCATGACCATGAAGAGGTGGTGCGCTACCTGCTGGAGGAGGGCGCCGATACGAATGTCACCACGTCCATGGGCGGAAGCGCACTCAATAAAGCCGCCGAGAACGGTAACCTGGAGATGATGAAGCTGCTAATGGACAAGGGGGCGGAGATCGGTGGACTCGCACTGATCGTGGCCGCGCGGGAGGGCAAGCTCGACGCGGTAAAGCTGCTGGTGGAAAAGGGTGCCGACGTGAACGTCAAGCAACGCTGGGGACAGACTGCCATTATGCAGGCGGCACGCGAGGGTCACGCCCTGGTGATCCGCTACCTGCTCGAGAAGGGGGGCAACGTGAAGGCGCGAGACAAAAACGGGGAGACCGCTCTTTCCATCGCCATGGACAACGATCAGGTGGATGTGGGCGCCCAGCTCCGACGGGCCGGTGCCGTCATGTCCTCCCAGAACAAGACGCCCCTGGCGCGGGAGGAAGCCGATATGGACGATGACGACGATTCGGGTCCCGATATCGAGCTGGACGACGTGATCGACGAGGACGAGGTTCCCGAAGACATGGATATGGACGATTAGGTTTTATCCGCTTTTCCCCTTCCCGTGACATTCCCCGAGCCCCCTTGCCGCCTTGCTAATTGTTAAATGTAATGGTACTTTTTGGGCCCTTCAGGCGGGAGTGAAAAGCCCTGTGGAATGTCTTGAAGGCTCCCGCCCGAACCGACCGCTAATCAGCATACAGCAATAGTTTTTATGGCTAAAATCAAAGTTGGAATCAACGGATTTGGACGCATAGGAAGGCTGGTGGCGCGCTCAATCCTGGCCTACCATGGTGACGAAATGGAAATCGTGGGCATCAACGACCTGACCGACGCCCACACACTGGCGCACCTTTTTGAGCACGATTCGGTGCACGGGCGCTACGGGGGAGAAGTGAGCGCCTCCGAAAACGCCATTTCCATCGACGGAATGGAAATCGGTATCTCCTCTGAGCGTGATCCCTCCCAGTTGCAGTGGGGTAAACGCGGGGCCTCCATTGTGGTGGAGTCCACCGGTATTTTCCGCAAGGAGGAGGATGCGCGCAAGCATCTGGATGCCGGCGCCGACAAGGTGATTATCTCCGCCCCCGCCAAGAGTCCCGGCGTCAAGACCGTGGTGCTGGGCGTCAACGACGAGGTGATTGATCATAAGACCCGCATCTATTCCAACGCCAGCTGCACCACCAACTGCCTGGCTCCCATGGTGAAGGTGCTCGACGATGCCTTTGGGCTGAAAAAGGGATTCATGACGACCGTCCACGCCTATACCGGCGACCAGCAGCTGGTCGACGGTCCTCATAATGATTTGCGGCGTGCCCGTGCGGCCGCCCACAACATCGTGCCCACCACCACCGGTGCTGCCAAGGCGGTGGGACTGGTGCTTCCGCACCTGGAAGGAAAACTGGACGGCAACGCCGTGCGCGTACCGGTGCCCGACGGTTCGCTGACCGACCTGACGGCCGTGCTCGGGAGAAGTGTTACCGAACAGGAGCTGCTCGATGTCTACCGGGAGGCCGCCTCCGACGGACCGATGAAGGGCATTCTGCAGTACTCCGAGGACGAGCTGGTGTCCACCGATATCCTCAGCAACCCGTACTCCTGCATTTTCGACAGCAAGATGACCAAGGCGGACGGCGACCTGGTGAAAATCGTTGCCTGGTACGACAACGAGGCCGGATATTCGGCGCGTACCGCGGACCTCATCGCCCGCATCGCCTGACAGGGCCATCGGCCGGGAACACCCGATTCCCGGATGCATCCGTGGCTGGAATTTCCGATATTATACCTTTGAAAACATCGGGACGTAGCGCAGTCCGGTAGCGCACTTCGTTCGGGACGAAGGGGTCGCTGGTTCAAATCCAGTCGTCCCGACCCTTCTGGGACCTGCCTTATTCGGCGGGTCCTTTTTTTTGTCTGCATGTTGGCGTCGAACGTTCCACGGCAGGCACGGGTTTTGTGGATGATGGGTAAGAAATCCAATCCAGGTTCACACATCTCGAATGATCGACTGGAAAAAGGTACAACACTACGCCTCCGAGGGTAGCCCCGACCCGCCGCGGCGGGTGGAGAAATCCGAGGAGGAGTGGAAAGAGGAACTCTCGCCCGATACCTTCCGCATTGCGCGCCGTCACGGGACCGAGCGTCCCTTTTCGGGGGCGTACTGCGAAGCTCACGCGCCCGGACTATACGCCTGCGCCTGCTGTGGCACGGAACTTTTCGCCTCGCACGGCAAATTTGAATCGCGATCCGGCTGGCCCAGCTTTACGCGCCCCGTATCGGATGACGTTCTACGCTACAGGGAGGATCACAGTCATGGCATGCACCGCATCGAGGTCCTCTGCAACGTCTGCGACGCCCACCTGGGACATGTCTTTCCGGACGGTCCCGAACCCACGGGCTTACGCTACTGCGTCAACTCTGCAGCGCTCAGCCTGCAGGAAGGGGAGTGAATGGAACCTGTGGTGTGGAGATTTCCAGTCATCCGACTTTTTCAGCAGGGAATTGAATTTCAAAGCGGGTGCCCTCACCGACGGTGGAGTGCACTTTCAGGCTGGCCCCGCAGATGTCGGTCAGCTGTTTGACGATATGCATGCCCAACCCGTAACTGTGTTCGTTGTCGGTACCCGATCGCCCGTCTCCGTTGTGTTTTTCGAACAGTCGGTCAAGGTCCTCGTCCGAGATACCGATGCCCGTGTCGGACACGGTCGCCTCCAGGGTTCCCTTCCCGTTGTCGCTGCCGTGGAATTCCAGGTCTACCTCGATGCGACCACCGCGCGGGGTGAATTTGACCGAATTGGAAACCAGGTTCGCTATGATGCGCGTAAATTTCTGGTCATCCAGCTTCAGCCTGGGTATGTTGCTCTCCAGGTTTAGCGCCAGGTCAATTTTCTTGTTGGCTGCAGAAAATTCATAGAGCTGCAGTACCTGCCTGATACTCTGGGCGGGATCGCATTCCACGGGTGAGGCGCGCAGGTTGCGAAAATGTACCAGTTCGCTGTCAAGGAGTTCGGTCACGATCTGCAGCAGGCGTTCGGCGCTATCCTTGATGATTCCCACCAGTTCCCGCCGCTCCTCGCGCGATTCTTCGGACTCTTCCAGCAGGAAGTCGGAAGCCCCGATGATGCCCATGAGCGGATTGCGCATGTCATGGCTCACCACGCTCATCAGTTCGTTTTTCTGTTTGTTGAGGGCTTCCAGCTCTTTCTGCTTTCTGCGGAGTTCAAGACGTGCCACCACTTCGTCCGCCAGCACCTTCAGGTCCTTGCGTTGATCGGGGGTCAGGGATCGTGTTTGGGTATCCAGCACGCACAGGGCGCCTATGGCATGTCCGTTGGAGGTCACCAGGGGCGCACCTGCGTAGAAGCGGTATCGGGGCGCCCCCTTGACGTAAGAGGCGTTGCTGAAGCGTTCGTCCTTGCGAAGGTCCGATACCTCTAACAGTTCATCCTGCAGGATGGTGTATTGGCAGACGGATTTTTCACGCGGAGAATGGTCAATCTTGGTTCCGTACGCCGACTTGGTCCACTGACGGGATGAATCCAGCAGGTTGATTCGTGATACGGGCGCCTCACAGATGCGGGAGGCCAGGCGTGTTAGACCGTCGAACTCCTGCTCCGGGAGGCTGTCCAGGATATCCAGTGCGTAGAGTGCTTTTATCCGGTCCTCCTCGTCGGAAGGTCTTGGGGCTGGCACTACGCCGGCCGAGTTGTCGTTTTGGTTATTCATGTACGTGGTGGTGGATTTTCGCCTTCAAACCCCGTCCCTTTTTTATTATAGTGATTATGGACTATTCTTTCATCCGAGGCAGGGGAATTCCCATTTCATGCATTCCAAGGCCAGGATGTCTATATTGCAAATACCTAAAGCATCAGTAATTCGGAGAAATGATGATGAATGAACCCCTGGTACTGCTGGTGGAGGACAATCCCAGCATCTACAAGCTTATTCTCTATAAGCTGAAAGGCAGTGGTTACAGGACCGAGCATCGCGACAACGGTCCGGACGGGCTGAAGGCCGTCAGGGAGCTGCGGCCAGACCTGATGGTGCTGGATGTGATGCTGCCCGGCATGAACGGTTTTGAGCTGCTGCGTGAGGTGCGAGGAGACGAAGATGAGGAGATCCGGGATACCAGGGTGATCATGCTCACCACAAAAAACCGGGAGGAGGACCTGGAGCAGGGCTTTGAGTTGCAGGTGGAGGATTATATGGGCAAGCCGTTCAAACCCGCCGAACTCCTCATGCGTATCCAGAAAATTTTGGGCTGAGTCCCACCGACTATGGCTTTTCTCTTGCTGCAGAGCGCCGCCTACGCGGACTGGTCCATGGGCGTACTGTGGATCTGCAGTCTGGTGCTGGGCGGCATCACCCTCCTGCTCTTTGCGGCATCGCTTTACGTCCGCTCCCGGCACGCCCGTTTCGACCGGATACTGCGCGAGCGAAGGGAACACTTTTTTCCCCTTGTCATGGCATACCTGGAGGGGGCGCGAAACCGGGAAAGCTTTGATGAAGAACTCACAGGCAGAGGCGTGGATTATATCGCACTGGAGCAGGTGATCACCGATCTCCTGGAACATATTGAAGGAGAGGAGGTTGTGAAACTGCAGCACCTGTTGGAGCTCCCCGTCATTGCGAACTACCATCTGCGGCAGCTGGAATCAGACGATCCCTTCGAGCGCATCAAGGCCTGCAACTACATCAGCTCTGTAAACCTGGTCACCGACGTGACGACCCGCCTGGTGGAGCGCAACCTTGACGCGGACCATCAGTTGCTGGTATTTTCCGCCGCTTCGGCAATGATGTCCTCTGACGAATGTGACGTTCGCGCCCGTGCGCTTCGTGCGGCCGCCGAACGCGAAGGACTCTCGGGCATGGCCGTCCTGGAGATGTTCTACAAATTTCACCGTCCTGAGCTGGAGCAGATGGACGAGGAGGCCCGGCAGCTTCGGAAAATCCTGGAAGAGGGAAGCATTCCAGCAAGGAGCCTGGCCTATCTCGTCCGCGGGGTGGCGGAAGCCGGTTATTTTCAGCTCAGCGACTATTTGTTGGCTAAGCTGCGAAGTGAGCATCCGCGATGGCAGCGGGCCGAAGTGCTTGCTGCATTGATCCGCGCCCTGGGCGAGATCTTCAACCCGGCGGCGTCGGTCGACATACGCTCCCTCATCTATCACCCCTCAGCCCTGGTGCGCCTGGCCTGCGCGAAGGCCCTGTCGGACCTGCTCGAACAGAGTAATCTGCCGGCCCTCTACAACCTGCTCTATGACCCGGAAATG encodes the following:
- a CDS encoding bifunctional (p)ppGpp synthetase/guanosine-3',5'-bis(diphosphate) 3'-pyrophosphohydrolase; the encoded protein is MAESRITYQYDLDSYKLDQPRQEELDQLLRVCQYHLSSVDTDMVTRAFKLCYLSHEGVERASGESYYHHPLAVAKIMASEINLDDVSIVAALLHDTVEDTEVTLVDIEEHFGETVAHLIDGVTKITGVFKSRDTKQAETFMKMLLKMAEDIRVVLIKFADRLHNMRTIQHLPREKQLQIAGETMNLYAPLAHRFGLFNLKSELEDLCFKVLDPNSYKFIARKLKEKKESREAFVEEFMEPISNELEDQGYKFEIKGRPKHIFSIFRKMQHQQKPFEEIYDLFAIRIILENPHTKEDCWKVYSVITDWYTPIPKRFRDFISVPKANGYQSLHTTVITRKGRKVEVQIRTRKMDDIAEKGVAAHWKYKEGKEGSENLDRFVDWVRDILDNPRPDTATEFVEDFQLNLYQDEIYAFTPNGELRTLPAGATPIDFAFDIHSEIGEHAQAAKVNGKMAPLRQKLETGDQVEIITGNNINLNPDWIDDVVTHKAKSRIRQFIKQKERDVADEGREIWEKQAKRKKIEISDQDLMRVAHKFDYDSTQQMFFEIGKGTFDVQSLTKLAKDFTSKGRLEDPDDRPEQARRELSEKEIQESYINAARSISDDKSLIINGQLTNVKYSYANCCNPIPGDDVIGFVSRVGDVKIHRSNCKNVRHLIQTDGERIVDVSWAKNIDTKFLGAVKVIGEDRVGMINDLTDVLSKSLQTNMKSINVNSDSGMFEGILTVYVEDIEHLDRIIAKLSKVEGVKNVLRYE
- a CDS encoding HU family DNA-binding protein, which produces MITYTKRDLVRRVAENLDEPMVQAEPWVDAVLVAIRETMMSADPTCRIELRDFGVFEVKKTKAKPKARNPKTNEVIYVPAHRKTHFKPSKLLKEFLKQPLEEVEEQEG
- the ruvX gene encoding Holliday junction resolvase RuvX gives rise to the protein MNRYGRIIGVDVGTKHVGLARTDLLRTIANPIGTYSPDDAFAKLEELARTDQVEKIVVGWPLTPEGKEGAAVEMVEQFLEKLHRILPDMEVDKIDERYTSKEAVQVMVESGVPKMKRRESDRINRAAAAIILQKYLNLQN
- the def gene encoding peptide deformylase; this encodes MAILPILTYDDDVLYRETEPVEESTSALQQLIDDMFETMYNADGVGLAAPQVDRTERVFVIDADSMAEEDGEEGPGPLVMINPEITFASDRQVEIEEGCLSIPGVNAAVRRPEEIEVAYLDRDLERQRLRVNGILARVIQHETDHLHGVLFLDHLSVFKRKLLGSKLREIADGRIEADYPLAPK
- the fmt gene encoding methionyl-tRNA formyltransferase gives rise to the protein MKIVFMGSPDFAVPSLERLQVSGHEIVAVVSNVDKRRGRGGDASPTPVKRRALELDLPVIEVENLDDPGFHERLRAKGADLFVVVAFRILPDAVLDIPPKGTVNLHASLLPRYRGAAPIHWAVINGEEETGCTVFFVQSEVDTGQILLQRSTPIGPEEITGDLYARLKGLGADLLAEGLDLIASGDYTLRDQDHGMATAAPKLFPEDARLDFSRPALEVHNRIRGLSPVPGAWAELDDLKFTIYRSRVGPDGTGLAPGRLDERNGSLLTGCGKGGSVELVQVQLAGKKRMAGMDFFRGYHGTGVLHG
- a CDS encoding ankyrin repeat domain-containing protein is translated as MDLPPLLEAARNGDFNTLEKLHRDGADLDETARNGSTALILAAQHDHEEVVRYLLEEGADTNVTTSMGGSALNKAAENGNLEMMKLLMDKGAEIGGLALIVAAREGKLDAVKLLVEKGADVNVKQRWGQTAIMQAAREGHALVIRYLLEKGGNVKARDKNGETALSIAMDNDQVDVGAQLRRAGAVMSSQNKTPLAREEADMDDDDDSGPDIELDDVIDEDEVPEDMDMDD
- the gap gene encoding type I glyceraldehyde-3-phosphate dehydrogenase; translation: MAKIKVGINGFGRIGRLVARSILAYHGDEMEIVGINDLTDAHTLAHLFEHDSVHGRYGGEVSASENAISIDGMEIGISSERDPSQLQWGKRGASIVVESTGIFRKEEDARKHLDAGADKVIISAPAKSPGVKTVVLGVNDEVIDHKTRIYSNASCTTNCLAPMVKVLDDAFGLKKGFMTTVHAYTGDQQLVDGPHNDLRRARAAAHNIVPTTTGAAKAVGLVLPHLEGKLDGNAVRVPVPDGSLTDLTAVLGRSVTEQELLDVYREAASDGPMKGILQYSEDELVSTDILSNPYSCIFDSKMTKADGDLVKIVAWYDNEAGYSARTADLIARIA
- the msrB gene encoding peptide-methionine (R)-S-oxide reductase MsrB; protein product: MIDWKKVQHYASEGSPDPPRRVEKSEEEWKEELSPDTFRIARRHGTERPFSGAYCEAHAPGLYACACCGTELFASHGKFESRSGWPSFTRPVSDDVLRYREDHSHGMHRIEVLCNVCDAHLGHVFPDGPEPTGLRYCVNSAALSLQEGE
- a CDS encoding GAF domain-containing sensor histidine kinase; translation: MNNQNDNSAGVVPAPRPSDEEDRIKALYALDILDSLPEQEFDGLTRLASRICEAPVSRINLLDSSRQWTKSAYGTKIDHSPREKSVCQYTILQDELLEVSDLRKDERFSNASYVKGAPRYRFYAGAPLVTSNGHAIGALCVLDTQTRSLTPDQRKDLKVLADEVVARLELRRKQKELEALNKQKNELMSVVSHDMRNPLMGIIGASDFLLEESEESREERRELVGIIKDSAERLLQIVTELLDSELVHFRNLRASPVECDPAQSIRQVLQLYEFSAANKKIDLALNLESNIPRLKLDDQKFTRIIANLVSNSVKFTPRGGRIEVDLEFHGSDNGKGTLEATVSDTGIGISDEDLDRLFEKHNGDGRSGTDNEHSYGLGMHIVKQLTDICGASLKVHSTVGEGTRFEIQFPAEKVG
- a CDS encoding response regulator; the protein is MNEPLVLLVEDNPSIYKLILYKLKGSGYRTEHRDNGPDGLKAVRELRPDLMVLDVMLPGMNGFELLREVRGDEDEEIRDTRVIMLTTKNREEDLEQGFELQVEDYMGKPFKPAELLMRIQKILG
- a CDS encoding HEAT repeat domain-containing protein, with translation MAFLLLQSAAYADWSMGVLWICSLVLGGITLLLFAASLYVRSRHARFDRILRERREHFFPLVMAYLEGARNRESFDEELTGRGVDYIALEQVITDLLEHIEGEEVVKLQHLLELPVIANYHLRQLESDDPFERIKACNYISSVNLVTDVTTRLVERNLDADHQLLVFSAASAMMSSDECDVRARALRAAAEREGLSGMAVLEMFYKFHRPELEQMDEEARQLRKILEEGSIPARSLAYLVRGVAEAGYFQLSDYLLAKLRSEHPRWQRAEVLAALIRALGEIFNPAASVDIRSLIYHPSALVRLACAKALSDLLEQSNLPALYNLLYDPEMRVRFQAVKGLLSEGRWGPALLDEVLRFKPEILELRERAHV